The Oncorhynchus nerka isolate Pitt River linkage group LG9a, Oner_Uvic_2.0, whole genome shotgun sequence genome has a segment encoding these proteins:
- the LOC115134784 gene encoding fibrous sheath-interacting protein 2: protein MRVIDVSYNCLHDKHLKSFFRHPERKKRLVKQDLITSNEKVLCSCKEYNRYSSYIKSVQLLWEKQCCAQQKMLLKQFLVLQQQGEVPSHISLTDIRDWLIAKGRNYFKNTFQSEMEEGKNLHLAELAWDVKRRLRLKELEREVCRELRLERRIRWSVIGQPGSQMGDWRPLGMETHTPLGMDTLSSQISTENLEVARLHTARPHIARPQTTRPRSTRPPTERPSSGSDHSGTLSSVMTCSPHSASPSVVGHFGHEHVPSFHSLGL from the exons ATGAGAGTCATAGATGTTAGTTATAACTGCCTCCACGACAAACACCTGAAGAGTTTTTTCCGCCATCCGGAAAGGAAGAAGCGGCTAGTGAAGCAAGACCTCATCACCTCAAATGAGAAG GTGCTGTGTTCGTGTAAAGAGTACAATCGCTACAGTAGCTACATCAAGTCAGTTCAGTTGCTGTGGGAGAAGCAGTGCTGTGCCCAGCAG aaaatGCTTTTGAAGCAGTTCCTAGTCTTGCAGCAGCAAGGGGAGGTTCCGTCCCACATCTCACTGACGGATATTAGAGATTGGCTCATTGCCAAGGGTAGAAACTACTTTAAGAACAC GTTTCAGAGTGAAATGGAAGAGGGGAAGAACCTTCACTTGGCTGAACTGGCTTGGGATGTGAAACGACGCCTCAGGCTAAAGGAGCTGGAAAGAGAAGTGTGCAGGGAGCTGCGCCTGGAGCGCCGAATCCGCTGGTCGGTGATTGGACAG CCTGGTAGCCAGATGGGAGATTGGAGACCCCTGGgcatggagacacacacacctctgggaATGGACACTCTTTCCAGTCAAATCTCGACTGAGAACCTCGAGGTTGCTAGGCTACATACTGCCAGACCACATATTGCCAGACCACAAACTACCAGACCACGTTCTACCAGACCACCAACTGAAAGACCTAGCAGTGGCTCTGATCACTCTGGAACCTTGTCTTCTGTGATGACCTGCTCACCACATTCAGCTAGCCCGTCAGTGGTAGGTCACTTTGGTCATGAACATGTTCCCAGCTTTCACTCTTTGGGGCTGTAG